From the genome of Bos indicus x Bos taurus breed Angus x Brahman F1 hybrid chromosome 19, Bos_hybrid_MaternalHap_v2.0, whole genome shotgun sequence:
GAACAAGAACAGGATGCAGGAAGTGGGTGTGGGAAAGAACATGGGAGAAGGCCTGGACGGGATACCCCTCACCCCTCAGAAAGAGCACACTTCTAAGCCGAGACCTGGGCCACGGAGGTGGAAGGGGGGCCTGAGGCAGCTTAGAGGAGCAGCAGGGGTGAGGCTGAGAGACCCACACAGCACACGTTGTTGAATGtgtgactttttgtttttaatagaaaaaataaacaaaatcacaaTGATGAAGCCCAGAGAGATGGGGGCCAGGGCGTCACAGGGCAGGCTCCTGTTCCATAGGCTCCTCTGCTGGCCTGTGGGGACAAGCACAGGGAGAGGCGTTGAGGCAATGGTGGTGGGGGCAGCTTGGGCGAGGGCTGCGAGATGGGGGGGAGCCTCACCTGGGGCTGTGCTCCCGGGCTGCAGCCGCCTGGGCCTGCTCGGCCCCCACCGACAGCAAGGCCATGGCGCTCACAgtctcagcctcctctgtctcacCTGCCTGGGCCTCCCGCAGGGAACGGCCTAGGCCAGCAGCGAACCTCTGCACACAGCTCCAGTGTTTACCTGTGGatgaggggtgggcagggggtcAAGGAGGGGCAGAAACCCCCAACCGTATGGACATTCCCCAGCCCTGGTGTGCAGTCAAGTTTTTCGCCTCTACTCAGCAAGCTGGGGCCTGAGCCTCTCTGCCTGTCCCCACGTACTCTGGATCTCGATGACTTTCTCCAGCGTGGCCACTGCGTTGATGTTGGGCTTTTGCTGCAAGACTGCCTCGTCCAAGGGCTGCAGCTggcaggaaaaagaagaacaagctTAGGGTTGGGAGTGGCCGTGGCTGCCCCTCTAACCACCCGAGTCAGCCCCATGACAGGAGCAAGCatagccttttgagaaacctctattcAGAAAGTCTTCTCTGGCTACCAGCGATCCttgggaacaaaaaaaaaaaaaacctccccaaGGACCCTGGGTGCTGCCTGACCCAAGAAAgggtccctcccccaccccactggcCCCTTGGTCCCTGACCTACCggcccacctcccccagcccttcTGTGCACCCCTTACCTCCACGCTGAGCAGCGCCGAGACACAGGCCTCAGAGGCATCACAGATGGCGGTCAGGTCGTGGCCTCCCTCCAGGGCCAGCACCACCCGGCCCCCTGCCAGCGTCATCAGCTGCCTGGTCAAGTGGCCAAAACCTTCAGGGATGGGTGAAGGgaggaggatgaaatggttaatggaagaaaatcaattcaaaaaaaaagagaaaaagaaacacaagagatgagACAAACAGCTTTAAACCTTAAAACAGATATCCATAATAAAACTCAATGTCATGGATTGAATGTtccattaaagaaaatgaagagactaAAAAGATCCAGTTATACATCTCCTAAGGAGTATCATGAGAAACCACCACTGAAACACAAAGGGTCGTCACTCTACAACTTCATGAGGAGGTACACTCCCCAACCTGTCGGCCCCTCAAGGCCAGGGCTGCAGAAGAAAGGAGGATGCTGCCAGGATGATTCCAAGTCCTAGACCTGTCCCCGAGTTCCtcccatggcttcccaggtggcgctagtggtaaagaacccgcccaccaatgcaggatacataagagaagGGGACGCTCCcgtaaagaaggaaatggcaaaccactccaggaaagtactcttgcctggagaatcctatggacagaggagcctagtggactgcagtccacagggttgccagAGAGCTGGATACGaatgaagcgacttggcatgcaagCACGCACAGCACTCCTCCCAGCTTCCCGCTCGTCCCCACCATCATCACTGCTCCATAGCCTCCCTCAGTCCCCCAGCAGGCTCACATCTGGCGGTGACAGAGTAGCCACCCAGCGGAGACAGGTGTCCCTCAACAGCATCAAAGCCAGCGGAGACCAGGACCACATCAGGTGAGAACTCGTGGGCAATGGGCATCACCACTGTCCTGCAAAGGGAGGGCCCGAGCTGACCCTGGCAGATGACTCGGCCAGGCCTGTCTCCCCACAGGGCCGACCCCTCCACCCAGACCAAACTCTGTGCTTTCTACCCCTCCCACGGCAGGGCCCAGAGGCTTCCACCCCTCCCCGGCCCTTCTCAGTCCCCACCTGAAGGCCGTTAGGTACTCCACGTCTCCGATGGGGGGGTCCACACCTCCCGTCCATGCCACGTTCACATTGTACCCCACGCCCGGCCCTCCGCCAACCTGGCAGCAcggtgggggggcagggggttACTCTCACTGCCTGGGGAGTCCAGACGTCGCCCCGCCCTCAGCCCTGCCTCCAGCCCTTACTCCACTGACCTCTGTTCTGCATGGAGGGGCAGCTGGCCGGCGTGGTCCTCCCACTAGGAGCCCAGACTCCCCAGGTTACCAGCACCACCACGGGCCTCCACGGCTCCCTGCCAGGTCCCATTCTGCTACCTCCCCGTGGGCCCCGAGTTTGAGCCCAGGAGCTGTACCTCTTCAGGAGCCCCAGAGCCCGGAAAGAAGTTCCCGTTGTCATAGCGATGCAGGGAGATGTAGAGCACAGAGGGATCGTTGTAAAATGCTTGCTGGGTGCCATTGCCATGGTGAATGTCCTAGTGGGGAAGGGTGGAGGCGTCAGGAAAAATGGCCCAGGCTCTGACCCAAAGGTCAAAATTCACCTTGCCCCCAACCCTCACCCtatggtgaactctgggagtgcaGCTTGCCCCTAGATACAGGGCATCCATATTCCATTCACAATGAAATCCCCCCACGCTTCTTTAACCAGGGTCCGTGGGCCAGGATGTGGCACTGCATAGAGGAGACACAAAGCCAGGGGATGAATGGTGGTGGCTCCCCCTGCAAGGCCCCTCTACCCACGCAGAGAGGGACAGTAAAGTTAGGCAGGAATTGAAACATTCTGAAGAAGAATCCAGTGTGATGAACCCTGAAGCCCAAGCTAGGCTTTAGAGAAATCAGATCCTTTCTTGCCAAGGCTTGCTCCTGGCTACTCCCCAGCTCACCGGGAGAAGTAGGGGCCTCTCCCTCTGCTGAGAGACACAGGGGTGGAGAAGCTAAGTGACTTTAGTTGGGTGAGTCCCCCCAACAGCCCCGTGTCTCCATTTATCAAATAGACATTCCACTTCTTAGGAAGCAAGGTGACCATGAAGCAGTACCATGTGTCAGTCCCCAGTCAAGAGGGGTTCTAGCAATGGCAAGGGGATATCTCTATCACTCAAGGCAAAAAAACCTCCTCGGCTGTTCAAGGCTGCGGGGGATGGGGGGGCAGCAGCTAAAACCACTTTCGAGTCTCCCCCAGTGAAGAGGGAGCCCCAGGGGACTGGGAGGGCTGGGTTAACACCCCAGAGTCAGCAGCCCAGCCCATTCCAGGCCCTGAGGATGATGGGACGAGATTGGGGTGGGGGACTCCTGAAGGCTGACCCTGGTCCCACCAGGCACTGCCTACCCAGTCCACGATGAGAACCTTGCCCACGTTCAACTTCTGCTGCAGGAGCTTGGTTGTGATAGCTACTGAGTTGAAGAAGCAGAATCCCCTGCggggtggggaagaagagggCAGGGCGTCAGCCTTACTGGACGTTCGCGCTGGGAGCCACAGATACACAGTGTCAGCTCTgctgagagggagaggggggcagggcagggctgaggTGGCACTCACATGGCTGTGGATTCCTCCGCGTGGTGTCCTGGGGGCCGGATGATGGCAAATCCATTCTGAAGAGGTGTGGACAGAGGAACAGAGACGAGAGGCAGACAGGCGGGCAAGGTGGCCATGGATCGGGGTAGACACAGACGAGAAGCATAAGCCAGGAAAAGAACATATGTGAGAAACATCAGTCACACGACCTTTAGGAGTGTGGCCAGCTGAGGGCGGCATGGGTCAGAAGCGACCTTCTGAGGTCGTCTCTCTTTACCCCTCACCCCCTAGTCCGCCTGGAGCTGTCACCTCCTCCTCACACCTGCACCTGCGAGGTGAGATTACAGAGGACGGTGCCCTACTGGTGGGAAAGCTGAGGCTGCCCAATCCCCTGCTGCTCAGGCAGCAAGACCAAgtcatcccccacccccgccacagcCAGCCCACACACACTCACCTTGAGCTCCCCTGCAGCCACCTTGAATGCCAGCTCCACCAGGCAGCCCACCGCCATGCGCACGGCGCTGGAGGAGTGCATCTCGTTCCACACAGTGTCGCTGTCCACCTGCAGGGGCAGGAGAGTGGGCTTCAGTGTGCCCCCTGCAGGGGGAGGGCAAGAAGGGGGGTGCAACCatggtggggggaagggaggggctggAGCTGGGAGCACCACCCGCCCAACCCCATGGGCCGGTGCCCTACTCACCCCAATGCCCCCGCAAGGCAGCATGGCGTACATCTTCTGGCTGATGGGGCCTGAAGGGAAGAGGGACAGAGCTACGCTAGAAGGCGCCTCCGCTGCCAGGGCCGCAGGTGGGCATGTGCAGTGGGCAGGGAGCTCAGTCACAGAGAAAGAAGGTCAGACCCCAGCAGAGAACAGGCCATTGCACCGCACGCCAGGTGGGAGATGACTGTCCCCCGTCCTGAGGGGCGATCCTTCCCCGGGGGCAGGCGGCAGGGAGAAAGGGGCCTGACAGGTGAGGCAGAAGGGCACAGCCCATCACCAGGTCTGACCAGTCCCTTCCTGCCCTCCTGCACACACCCCACTCACGTGCTGTAATCTGTGTGAATGGCGCCCTCTGGAGGCCTGTGATGTGGCAACCACGGAGACCCACTTGCCTACCAGGGGATGGTCCTCCTGACAGCCCCTGTCCCATCCGGGCAGCAGACCCAGCCTGGCCCACCACCCCTCCCTGTTGGCCACTCAGCTCACCGAGCAGCTTCTTGCTGTCCAGCTTCTGCCGGTTGAGGGGGCTGGTACCGTAGAGCAGGGTGTGGTACTCGGAGTGCACCGTCTGGATCTCATCCAGTGTGGCTTTACGACCCCGGATTCGCTGTCGGGAGAGGGGGGAGCAAGAGGGGGTTGCTGGTGATTAGGCTGGCGCTGCAGGCCCAGCACCTCTCTCCGCCCCACAGTCTGGGCACATGAAGCCACCCTCTAGCCTCAGGAGATCCAAAAGTGGTTGCGGTTTTTTTTTAATCGATGGGACATtgccattctttttatttttggccatgccatgcaacACACAGGATCTTACTTTCCCAAGCAGGGATGGATcctgggtcccctgcagtggaagtgccgaATCCTAATCAATGGCCCTccggggaagtcccaggagaTGCAAAGTTTTGAGAAAGTATGCCTCAGTCCCCCTGGGACCCCAGCCCAGGACCCTCCCCCATTCAGCTGGGGACCATGGGGGGCACCAGGCCACAAAGGATGGAACTGGGAAGCACACGGGGGCCTGACCCTGAAGTCAGGGGTTGAAAAGAGAATGAggaagagacacagacagaggtaTCCTTGACACGAGAAACAGGACTTTCACTGGGTTTGAGGTGCAGGCTGGAAGGAGGGGGGACCCCCTTACCTCACACTTGCTGAGCAGGCCTGTCTCCTGCAGCCGGGACCAGATGCTCTGGATCCGGCCAGCGTGCTCGGGGTGCACGTGTGTGTTCCCACACATGCACTGGTGCTTCAGCATGAACGTGTCGTAGACCACACCTGGGCCGGAGACACACCTGTCAGCCAGCACAGCTCCGGGCCGTGTCACAGCCCGGCCCGCCACCCTCAGCGGAGCTCACCGAGCTCTCCCTGGCCCACCCTGGTCCCAGCCCCTCCTCATGGCCACTCCAGCTGCCCTCCCACATGCCtgctcctcttctcttcctgaaaTTCCTTTCCCCCATCACCGCCTGTCAGCAGTCTCCCTGTTCCTCAAGCCTCCACCAGGCTGCCTGACACCACCATCCGCTTTAACCTCATGgcacctcctccttcccttcatcCCCCGTCAGAGCCTCTGtgtgctgccccccacccccacaccccattGGTGAGTGGGGACCATCCTCAAGTGGGGCCCCTAAAAGGGACCATCCGTGCCCCTACAGAGCCCAGCTCTGGGCAGTTTCACGTGGAAGAGCCTTCTGGAATTGACTGAGGCCTTCACTCTTAACCTTAAAGGGAGGGGAAAGAGCTAGAGGAGCACGGCCCCACTGAGATAGCGGGCTCCCTCCACCCAGGCCTCCAGGGCAGAGGTATTGAGGAAGCAAAATCAGTGGTCCCTCGGTGTGGGGCGGGGGTGCCCTGAGAAAGATGCTGCTCCCGGAGTACATGGACATTCACCCACACCTGCCCAGTGAAGCAAAGACTGCCACCATGACCACAGGTGGCTGTGCACACAGGGAGACAGCCAAGGCCTGTTCCCTCCCTTCAGGGTGTTCTGAGGGTCCCTGGCCATCCCTCCAGGGCAGAGGCTATATCTCATCCCTTCACAACGCccaagaccagatgccatgccaTGCACAGCATGCCACCCCCTGCCGCAACACACACAATGGAAAGACGGCTCATGGGGGAAGGGCTCACCTGTGGTGAAGAGGTGCTTAGTGGGCTGGTCTGGGGGGCTCTTCATGCCCCCAGGGGCAGCAGGTGAGGACTGGGTGCGGCCCAGGGCCTGGTGGGGCACAGTGGCCAGGCTGAGGGGTGCCTGGTACACCTGCAGCGGCTGCAGCTGCTGGGTGTCTGCAAATGCCTGGGAAAGAGAGAGCGGGAGGGAGCCTGGGTGAGGCCGAGGCTGAGACGGAAGTTAGGACAGGTGCCCTAGGGCCTCCCGGGGGGCCTGAATCCAACCCTCTCTTCCAgatctcctccttcctccagatCCTCCCTCCAGGGACAGGAGACACTCCAGTCTTagccatctccatctccatccccgaggagatggggagggatggggggacGAGATGAGTCATGCTACCAGAGAAACATTGAGGTAAGCTGCTGGGAGGGACGGGGGcgtgggagggggtgggatgagTCAGGCCCAGAGGGCTCAGCTGTGTCCGCCATGAATGGAGTGTGCGCTCGCTCGGCGCCAGGGCAGACTGTAGTAACAGCGGGGGCGGGTGTgtacacacgcacgcacgcagaGACCGACGCACAACCGGCCCTACGTAGGCAGAGACGCAGATATACACAGGCCACGTGCATCCGAGTGTGCgtgtgcgcacgcacgcacacacacacacacacacacacaagcagacaGGCGGGGGCAGTCACAGTCAGAGGGAGGGGCTGGCAGACAGGGCAGAGAGAGCTCTAAGACTGACACCACCTCTCTCCCTTCCGAAGCCCCTTGTCTCTTTCCTGCTCCCCTGGGCACAGCCTGGAAACTGCAGACTGCGGAGAGGGAAGGGCAAAGGCGGAAAGAGGAGGCGGGAGGACAGACGGCTGGTGATCAAGGGCCGGGGCGCAGGGGGCCACCTTTTTGTAACCAGCACTGGACTCCTCCAAGTCGGGCCCCTCTTCAGCACCGCTCTCGCGCTCCTCGTCCTTGACCTGGATgcagtcctcctcctcctcctcctcctcttcctcctcctcctcttcctcctcctccaggtcttCCTGGGTGCTCTCACTCTCCGTGGAGCCTTCTCGGGGTATGGTCAGGGCTCCCTCCCCCAGCAAGGCATCCTGCTGCTCCGTcagctcctcctctgtctcctcggGGTGGGTGGTGGGCTGCCGTGGCAGCTCCCCCGTCTTGGTAAGGATCTGGAAGCAGAGCCAGGAGGCCCATCAGCTGGGAGCAGGGCACAGCCATGCAGCCCAAGCCCCCGGAGAATCTATTCCTGCACTTCTCTGTGTGGCCACCCAGCCCATACAGAGCTTTGATGTGGACAGAAAAAGGCaaggtggggacttccctggtgctccagtggctaagaagcCACCTGTCAACCTATGGGGgaccacaggttcaatccctggtcctggaactaAAACCCCACTTTTCAGAGGCAAACTAAGTCCTCATACCATAACTACAGAGCCCTCACTCTAGGATCCATGcctcacaacaagagaaaccactgcagtgataagcctgtgcattgcaaccagagaaagcctgcagccaaaaataaataagtaaataaaataatgagctttaacaatatataaatatttcccccccccaaaaaaaaaacacacacaatatatTCTCTAAAGAAAAAGGGCAAGGTGACTCCTCTGATGCAGCAGGGAGTGGCCGAGGAGGTCAGATGCGCCTCCCTCTCTGCCAGCCTAGCACCCTCTGTCCTGCCCCTAGCAGAGCCCCGGATGTTGGCTTCTCCCAGCTCACCTTGCCCAGCCAGCCCAGCACCCTTGTGTCCTGCCCCCAGCACAGCCCCGGATGTCGGATTCTCCTGGCTCACCTTGcccagctgcagctgctgctgcttctgcttctccaggaactgctggtgctgctgctgcatgACCAGCTGCTGCAGGGCCTGGGGGCTCTGGGGCAGCGGCGAGGATTGGGTGCGGCTCAGGGGCCGGTGCCGCGGGAGCTTGCCCACTGTCCGCATGCTGGTGGCCACGCGCTCACCCGTCACCAGCGGGGACTGCCCGTGGAGCGGCACTatgaggtgggggaaggggagcaaGCATTACTGTTAGGGCACCaggctccccactcccaccccagacTCTCTTCCTTCTGGAACAGCGCCCTACCccctggggcggggcagggggtggaACCTGGGAGGGGCCTGGAGCACCTCTGCCCCCAGATGAGACCTATTCTTCCTCCTCCCTACAACTGAACAGTCTTGCTGCTCAGAGTCACCACCTCCAGCAAGACTTCCTGGATTCACTGTTCCCTCCCTTTAATTCATTTAGTCAAACTTTTATGGTAGGCCCAGGAACATTTTTACCAACTATCAGagttcctgggcttctctggtggctcaaaagaatctgcctgaagtgcagggacccaggtttgagccctaggttaggagaagggaatggcaacccattccagtgttcttgccaagagaatcccagacagaggagcctggcaggctacagtccatggggccgcagagtcggaaacgactaacAAACACACACTACATACTCCCTTTAAGTCACTTACAAATACACAGTTTTGGGCCCTCCTTGTGCATGAACAATGACTAGTTCTCCCCAGCTGTAAGACCTCCCTGATCATGGACATGGATCCCACAGGGCTGAGAAGCCTAGGGGCCAAGATCATGAGACTTTTAAGCAGAACCTCTTCTGATGCTGCCAGGTCCTTATAGGCTGTCTGTCTAAAGCTATGCTGTCCAATCCTATAGCTGCCAGTCACACATGACCACTGAGCACTTGCAATGTGCCCTGTCTAAACTAAGATGTGCTCTAAGTATGAAATATCCACCAGGGTTAAAAGACagtatgaaaacaaaataaaatatttcactgcTAACTCTTTACATTCATTATATGTTCCGATAATAGCATCCTAGATAGACTGAGTTAGGTATAAGTTATTAATTTCACcaatttctttttgcattttttaacgTGGCTACTACAACAAACACTTTAAAGTACATGTGCCGCTTGTATTATATTTCTACTGGATGGCACTGCCCT
Proteins encoded in this window:
- the HDAC5 gene encoding histone deacetylase 5 isoform X5, with amino-acid sequence MNSPTESADGMPGREPALEILPRTPLHGIPVTVEVKPVLPGAMPSSMGGGGGGSPSPVELRGALAGPVDPTLREQQLQQELLALKQQQQLQKQLLFAEFQKQHDHLTRQHEVQLQKHLKQQQEMLAAKRQQELEQQRQREQQRQEELEKQRLEQQLLILRNKEKSKESAIASTEVKLRLQEFLLSKSKEPTPGGLNHSLPQHPKCWGTHHASLDQSSPPQSGPPGTPSSYKLPLLGPYDSRDDFPLRKTASEPNLKVRSRLKQKVAERRSSPLLRRKDGTVISTFKKRAVEITGAGPGVSAVCNSAPGSGPSSPNSSHSTIAENGFTGSVPNIPTEMLPQHRALPPDTSPNQFSLYTSPSLPNISLGLQATVTVTNSHLTASPKLSTQQEAERQALQSLRQGGALTGKFMSTSSIPGCLLGVALEGDSSPHGHASLLQHVLLLEQARQQSTLIAVPLHGQSPLVTGERVATSMRTVGKLPRHRPLSRTQSSPLPQSPQALQQLVMQQQHQQFLEKQKQQQLQLGKILTKTGELPRQPTTHPEETEEELTEQQDALLGEGALTIPREGSTESESTQEDLEEEEEEEEEEEEEEEEDCIQVKDEERESGAEEGPDLEESSAGYKKAFADTQQLQPLQVYQAPLSLATVPHQALGRTQSSPAAPGGMKSPPDQPTKHLFTTGVVYDTFMLKHQCMCGNTHVHPEHAGRIQSIWSRLQETGLLSKCERIRGRKATLDEIQTVHSEYHTLLYGTSPLNRQKLDSKKLLGPISQKMYAMLPCGGIGVDSDTVWNEMHSSSAVRMAVGCLVELAFKVAAGELKNGFAIIRPPGHHAEESTAMGFCFFNSVAITTKLLQQKLNVGKVLIVDWDIHHGNGTQQAFYNDPSVLYISLHRYDNGNFFPGSGAPEEVGGGPGVGYNVNVAWTGGVDPPIGDVEYLTAFRTVVMPIAHEFSPDVVLVSAGFDAVEGHLSPLGGYSVTARCFGHLTRQLMTLAGGRVVLALEGGHDLTAICDASEACVSALLSVELQPLDEAVLQQKPNINAVATLEKVIEIQSKHWSCVQRFAAGLGRSLREAQAGETEEAETVSAMALLSVGAEQAQAAAAREHSPRPAEEPMEQEPAL
- the HDAC5 gene encoding histone deacetylase 5 isoform X6, producing the protein MNSPTESADGMPGREPALEILPRTPLHGIPVTEVKPVLPGAMPSSMGGGGGGSPSPVELRGALAGPVDPTLREQQLQQELLALKQQQQLQKQLLFAEFQKQHDHLTRQHEVQLQKHLKQQQEMLAAKRQQELEQQRQREQQRQEELEKQRLEQQLLILRNKEKSKESAIASTEVKLRLQEFLLSKSKEPTPGGLNHSLPQHPKCWGTHHASLDQSSPPQSGPPGTPSSYKLPLLGPYDSRDDFPLRKTASEPNLKVRSRLKQKVAERRSSPLLRRKDGTVISTFKKRAVEITGAGPGVSAVCNSAPGSGPSSPNSSHSTIAENGFTGSVPNIPTEMLPQHRALPPDTSPNQFSLYTSPSLPNISLGLQATVTVTNSHLTASPKLSTQQEAERQALQSLRQGGALTGKFMSTSSIPGCLLGVALEGDSSPHGHASLLQHVLLLEQARQQSTLIAVPLHGQSPLVTGERVATSMRTVGKLPRHRPLSRTQSSPLPQSPQALQQLVMQQQHQQFLEKQKQQQLQLGKILTKTGELPRQPTTHPEETEEELTEQQDALLGEGALTIPREGSTESESTQEDLEEEEEEEEEEEEEEEEDCIQVKDEERESGAEEGPDLEESSAGYKKAFADTQQLQPLQVYQAPLSLATVPHQALGRTQSSPAAPGGMKSPPDQPTKHLFTTGVVYDTFMLKHQCMCGNTHVHPEHAGRIQSIWSRLQETGLLSKCERIRGRKATLDEIQTVHSEYHTLLYGTSPLNRQKLDSKKLLGPISQKMYAMLPCGGIGVDSDTVWNEMHSSSAVRMAVGCLVELAFKVAAGELKNGFAIIRPPGHHAEESTAMGFCFFNSVAITTKLLQQKLNVGKVLIVDWDIHHGNGTQQAFYNDPSVLYISLHRYDNGNFFPGSGAPEEVGGGPGVGYNVNVAWTGGVDPPIGDVEYLTAFRTVVMPIAHEFSPDVVLVSAGFDAVEGHLSPLGGYSVTARCFGHLTRQLMTLAGGRVVLALEGGHDLTAICDASEACVSALLSVELQPLDEAVLQQKPNINAVATLEKVIEIQSKHWSCVQRFAAGLGRSLREAQAGETEEAETVSAMALLSVGAEQAQAAAAREHSPRPAEEPMEQEPAL
- the HDAC5 gene encoding histone deacetylase 5 isoform X2, which translates into the protein MPDCLAPKDGLGWALEAQRPRAPVPSVCLLSSVSLDITAAPPPPVPAPNASFLQAQSRHELSHRVGSLPSAARNSLWVGLQAALCTDGMPGREPALEILPRTPLHGIPVTVEVKPVLPGAMPSSMGGGGGGSPSPVELRGALAGPVDPTLREQQLQQELLALKQQQQLQKQLLFAEFQKQHDHLTRQHEVQLQKHLKQQQEMLAAKRQQELEQQRQREQQRQEELEKQRLEQQLLILRNKEKSKESAIASTEVKLRLQEFLLSKSKEPTPGGLNHSLPQHPKCWGTHHASLDQSSPPQSGPPGTPSSYKLPLLGPYDSRDDFPLRKTASEPNLKVRSRLKQKVAERRSSPLLRRKDGTVISTFKKRAVEITGAGPGVSAVCNSAPGSGPSSPNSSHSTIAENGFTGSVPNIPTEMLPQHRALPPDTSPNQFSLYTSPSLPNISLGLQATVTVTNSHLTASPKLSTQQEAERQALQSLRQGGALTGKFMSTSSIPGCLLGVALEGDSSPHGHASLLQHVLLLEQARQQSTLIAVPLHGQSPLVTGERVATSMRTVGKLPRHRPLSRTQSSPLPQSPQALQQLVMQQQHQQFLEKQKQQQLQLGKILTKTGELPRQPTTHPEETEEELTEQQDALLGEGALTIPREGSTESESTQEDLEEEEEEEEEEEEEEEEDCIQVKDEERESGAEEGPDLEESSAGYKKAFADTQQLQPLQVYQAPLSLATVPHQALGRTQSSPAAPGGMKSPPDQPTKHLFTTGVVYDTFMLKHQCMCGNTHVHPEHAGRIQSIWSRLQETGLLSKCERIRGRKATLDEIQTVHSEYHTLLYGTSPLNRQKLDSKKLLGPISQKMYAMLPCGGIGVDSDTVWNEMHSSSAVRMAVGCLVELAFKVAAGELKNGFAIIRPPGHHAEESTAMGFCFFNSVAITTKLLQQKLNVGKVLIVDWDIHHGNGTQQAFYNDPSVLYISLHRYDNGNFFPGSGAPEEVGGGPGVGYNVNVAWTGGVDPPIGDVEYLTAFRTVVMPIAHEFSPDVVLVSAGFDAVEGHLSPLGGYSVTARCFGHLTRQLMTLAGGRVVLALEGGHDLTAICDASEACVSALLSVELQPLDEAVLQQKPNINAVATLEKVIEIQSKHWSCVQRFAAGLGRSLREAQAGETEEAETVSAMALLSVGAEQAQAAAAREHSPRPAEEPMEQEPAL
- the HDAC5 gene encoding histone deacetylase 5 isoform X3: MPDCLAPKDGLGWALEAQRPRAPVPSVCLLSSVSLDITAAPPPPVPAPNASFLQAQSRHELSHRVGSLPSAARNSLWVGLQAALCTADGMPGREPALEILPRTPLHGIPVTEVKPVLPGAMPSSMGGGGGGSPSPVELRGALAGPVDPTLREQQLQQELLALKQQQQLQKQLLFAEFQKQHDHLTRQHEVQLQKHLKQQQEMLAAKRQQELEQQRQREQQRQEELEKQRLEQQLLILRNKEKSKESAIASTEVKLRLQEFLLSKSKEPTPGGLNHSLPQHPKCWGTHHASLDQSSPPQSGPPGTPSSYKLPLLGPYDSRDDFPLRKTASEPNLKVRSRLKQKVAERRSSPLLRRKDGTVISTFKKRAVEITGAGPGVSAVCNSAPGSGPSSPNSSHSTIAENGFTGSVPNIPTEMLPQHRALPPDTSPNQFSLYTSPSLPNISLGLQATVTVTNSHLTASPKLSTQQEAERQALQSLRQGGALTGKFMSTSSIPGCLLGVALEGDSSPHGHASLLQHVLLLEQARQQSTLIAVPLHGQSPLVTGERVATSMRTVGKLPRHRPLSRTQSSPLPQSPQALQQLVMQQQHQQFLEKQKQQQLQLGKILTKTGELPRQPTTHPEETEEELTEQQDALLGEGALTIPREGSTESESTQEDLEEEEEEEEEEEEEEEEDCIQVKDEERESGAEEGPDLEESSAGYKKAFADTQQLQPLQVYQAPLSLATVPHQALGRTQSSPAAPGGMKSPPDQPTKHLFTTGVVYDTFMLKHQCMCGNTHVHPEHAGRIQSIWSRLQETGLLSKCERIRGRKATLDEIQTVHSEYHTLLYGTSPLNRQKLDSKKLLGPISQKMYAMLPCGGIGVDSDTVWNEMHSSSAVRMAVGCLVELAFKVAAGELKNGFAIIRPPGHHAEESTAMGFCFFNSVAITTKLLQQKLNVGKVLIVDWDIHHGNGTQQAFYNDPSVLYISLHRYDNGNFFPGSGAPEEVGGGPGVGYNVNVAWTGGVDPPIGDVEYLTAFRTVVMPIAHEFSPDVVLVSAGFDAVEGHLSPLGGYSVTARCFGHLTRQLMTLAGGRVVLALEGGHDLTAICDASEACVSALLSVELQPLDEAVLQQKPNINAVATLEKVIEIQSKHWSCVQRFAAGLGRSLREAQAGETEEAETVSAMALLSVGAEQAQAAAAREHSPRPAEEPMEQEPAL
- the HDAC5 gene encoding histone deacetylase 5 isoform X8; protein product: MNSPTESDGMPGREPALEILPRTPLHGIPVTEVKPVLPGAMPSSMGGGGGGSPSPVELRGALAGPVDPTLREQQLQQELLALKQQQQLQKQLLFAEFQKQHDHLTRQHEVQLQKHLKQQQEMLAAKRQQELEQQRQREQQRQEELEKQRLEQQLLILRNKEKSKESAIASTEVKLRLQEFLLSKSKEPTPGGLNHSLPQHPKCWGTHHASLDQSSPPQSGPPGTPSSYKLPLLGPYDSRDDFPLRKTASEPNLKVRSRLKQKVAERRSSPLLRRKDGTVISTFKKRAVEITGAGPGVSAVCNSAPGSGPSSPNSSHSTIAENGFTGSVPNIPTEMLPQHRALPPDTSPNQFSLYTSPSLPNISLGLQATVTVTNSHLTASPKLSTQQEAERQALQSLRQGGALTGKFMSTSSIPGCLLGVALEGDSSPHGHASLLQHVLLLEQARQQSTLIAVPLHGQSPLVTGERVATSMRTVGKLPRHRPLSRTQSSPLPQSPQALQQLVMQQQHQQFLEKQKQQQLQLGKILTKTGELPRQPTTHPEETEEELTEQQDALLGEGALTIPREGSTESESTQEDLEEEEEEEEEEEEEEEEDCIQVKDEERESGAEEGPDLEESSAGYKKAFADTQQLQPLQVYQAPLSLATVPHQALGRTQSSPAAPGGMKSPPDQPTKHLFTTGVVYDTFMLKHQCMCGNTHVHPEHAGRIQSIWSRLQETGLLSKCERIRGRKATLDEIQTVHSEYHTLLYGTSPLNRQKLDSKKLLGPISQKMYAMLPCGGIGVDSDTVWNEMHSSSAVRMAVGCLVELAFKVAAGELKNGFAIIRPPGHHAEESTAMGFCFFNSVAITTKLLQQKLNVGKVLIVDWDIHHGNGTQQAFYNDPSVLYISLHRYDNGNFFPGSGAPEEVGGGPGVGYNVNVAWTGGVDPPIGDVEYLTAFRTVVMPIAHEFSPDVVLVSAGFDAVEGHLSPLGGYSVTARCFGHLTRQLMTLAGGRVVLALEGGHDLTAICDASEACVSALLSVELQPLDEAVLQQKPNINAVATLEKVIEIQSKHWSCVQRFAAGLGRSLREAQAGETEEAETVSAMALLSVGAEQAQAAAAREHSPRPAEEPMEQEPAL